In Labrus mixtus chromosome 3, fLabMix1.1, whole genome shotgun sequence, a single window of DNA contains:
- the si:ch211-129c21.1 gene encoding semaphorin-4E isoform X2 — MLTSPGPGLGPGEYELGSFREEGIFNYSTMLMREDLGVVLLGAREAVYALDINDISVRKAMVYWRVTEEKQRECKYKGKHLEVECRNYIRTLHRLNDTTMYVCGTNAFSPSCYYMTFFNGQLRLEGKQEEGKGKCPFDPFQRYSSLMIGSDLYSATSINFLGSEPVVLRSSDLALRTEFKSSWLSEPNFVYMDSVDESVDSADGDDDKVYLFFSENAMEYDFYSKVAVSRVARVCKGDMGGQRTLQRKWTSFVKARLDCSLPEPSLPPIVQDVFLLKHHDWRKSVFYAVFTPQSGLSQVSAVCAYAVSAIRDIFNEGKFKTPVAVETSHVKWVMYTGEVPVPRPGACINNVARKMGMNRSLDLPDKTLQFIRDRPLMDEAVRPLTGGPLLLKKGALLTRIVVDSVSALDGQKYAVMFIGTENGYIQKAVNYAGEMFIIEEVQLYENAVPITILRLSSSKGQLYAGSELGAIQMPVSNCSRYDTCEDCVLARDPYCAWDFSTALCSSVLSHGSSSKPALQSLKEGDVSLCPQPDPTAAVDFTLVPENNIQLPCQLHSNLAQVLWHFCDKTLHSDNNKYYIYSGGLLILSASEADAGLYTCNSVEHLNGRAYNRTVAVYRLRLSSGTGHDGSTTPGNKVTDSSDSAHSVNTDAPGPGPDQGNEDPLSPETLSDAGRVTRLEVAVALLSLLCLCLMGVILWIWSKGHWECVKFAQRSGASEAKRQSAEYMHIPNRTSEIKLLGPECGRPCSANNNHSAVDFKGNGEHHFTPMANISSLDGLGYINDESEI, encoded by the exons ATGCTGACAAGTCCCGGTCCCGGTCTCGGTCCCGGTGAGT ACGAGTTAGGGTCGTTCAGAGAAGAGGGGATCTTCAACTACTCCACCATGCTGATGAGAGAGGACCTGGGCGTGGTGCTGCTGGGAGCCCGAGAGGCCGTCTACGCTCTGGACATCAACGACATCTCTGTGAGGAAGGCCATG GTGTATTGGCGAGTTACGGAGGAAAAGCAGAGGGAGTGCAAGTACAAAGGAAAACATCTTGAG GTGGAATGCCGAAACTACATCCGAACCCTGCACAGGCTGAACGACACCACCATGTATGTGTGTGGCACCAATGCTTTCAGCCCCTCCTGTTACTACATG ACGTTCTTTAACGGACAGCTGAGACTGGAGGGAAAGCAGGAAGAGGGAAAGGGGAAGTGTCCTTTTGATCCCTTCCAGAGATACTCCTCCCTCATGATCG gaagtgacctttATTCTGCTACATCCATCAACTTCTTGGGCTCGGAGCCGGTGGTTCTGCGCAGCTCCGACTTGGCTCTGCGCACCGAGTTCAAGAGCTCGTGGCTCAGTG AACCAAACTTCGTCTACATGGACTCTGTGGATGAGAGCGTCGACAGTGCTGATGGCGATGATGATAAAGTGTACTTGTTCTTCAGTGAGAACGCCATGGAGTATGACTTCTACAGCAAAGTGGCCGTGTCTCGAGTGGCCCGTGTCTGCAAG ggggatATGGGCGGCCAGCGGACACTACAGAGGAAGTGGACGTCGTTCGTGAAGGCTCGTCTGGATTGTTCCCTCCCTGAACCCAGCCTGCCCCCCATTGTCCAGGACGTCTTCCTTCTCAAGCACCACGACTGGAGGAAGAGCGTCTTCTACGCCGTGTTCACCCCGCAATC GGGCTTGTCTCAGGTTTCTGCAGTCTGTGCGTACGCCGTGTCGGCCATCAGAGACATTTTCAACGAGGGCAAGTTCAAGACACCTGTTGCCGTGGAGACCTCTCACGTAAAGTGGGTGATGTACACGGGAGAGGTGCCCGTCCCCAGACCAGGAGCG TGCATTAATAATGTGGCCCGTAAGATGGGGATGAATCGCTCTCTGGACCTGCCTGACAAAACCCTCCAGTTCATCAGGGACCGGCCCCTCATGGACGAGGCTGTTCGCCCTCTGACAGGAGGGCCGCTGCTGCTCAAGAAGGGAGCTTTGCTGACTCGGATTGTAGTGGACAGTGTGTCGGCGCTGGATGGACAGAAATATGCCGTCATGTTCATCGGCACTG AAAACGGTTACATTCAGAAGGCTGTGAACTACGCGGGAGAAATGTTCATCATCGAGGAAGTTCAGCTGTATGAAAACGCCGTCCCTATCACCATCCTGCGCCTCTCATCCAGCAAG GGCCAGCTGTATGCAGGTTCAGAGTTGGGGGCGATCCAGATGCCCGTCAGTAACTGCAGCCGGTATGACACATGTGAGGACTGCGTCCTGGCCCGGGACCCGTACTGTGCCTGGGACTTCAGCACCGCGCTGTGCTCCTCAGTGCTCAGCCACGGCTCCTCCTCCAAACCTGCGTTACAAAGTCTAAAGGAGGGAGACGTCTCGCTCTGTCCTCAGCCAG ATCCCACAGCAGCTGTGGACTTCACCCTGGTGCCAGAGAACAACATCCAGCTGCCCTGCCAACTCCACTCCAACTTGGCGCAGGTCCTGTGGCACTTCTGTGACAAAACGCTTCACTCCGACAACAACAAATACTACATCTACAGCGGGGGCCTGCTCATCCTGAGCGCCTCTGAAGCGGACGCCGGTCTGTACACATGTAACTCGGTGGAGCACCTCAACGGCAGAGCGTACAACCGGACCGTGGCCGTTTATCGATTACGGCTCTCCTCAGGCACGGGACACGATGGCAGCACTACTCCTGGCAACAAGGTGACAGATTCCTCAGACTCTGCTCACAGTGTGAACACGGACGCACCGGGACCGGGGCCAGACCAGGGCAACGAGGACCCGTTGTCCCCCGAGACTCTAAGTGACGCCGGCAGGGTGACACGTCTGGAGGTGGCCGTGgcgctcctctctctgctctgtctctgcctgaTGGGTGTCATACTTTGGATCTGGAGCAAAGGACACTGGGAATGCGTCAAGTTCGCACAGCGCTCTGGTGCGAGTGAGGCCAAGAGGCAGTCGGCCGAGTACATGCACATCCCGAACAGGACTTCAGAGATCAAGCTCCTGGGGCCGGAGTGTGGTAGACCCTGCAGTGCCAATAATAATCACTCTGCTGTTGACTTCAAAGGGAACGGGGAGCACCACTTCACACCGATGGCCAACATTTCAAGTCTGGACGGTCTGGGATACATAAACGATGAGTCAGAGATCTGA
- the si:ch211-129c21.1 gene encoding semaphorin-4E isoform X1: MSLLTALSIVCGWMLHVSFSALNTHYGVPRKTVPYQNELGSFREEGIFNYSTMLMREDLGVVLLGAREAVYALDINDISVRKAMVYWRVTEEKQRECKYKGKHLEVECRNYIRTLHRLNDTTMYVCGTNAFSPSCYYMTFFNGQLRLEGKQEEGKGKCPFDPFQRYSSLMIGSDLYSATSINFLGSEPVVLRSSDLALRTEFKSSWLSEPNFVYMDSVDESVDSADGDDDKVYLFFSENAMEYDFYSKVAVSRVARVCKGDMGGQRTLQRKWTSFVKARLDCSLPEPSLPPIVQDVFLLKHHDWRKSVFYAVFTPQSGLSQVSAVCAYAVSAIRDIFNEGKFKTPVAVETSHVKWVMYTGEVPVPRPGACINNVARKMGMNRSLDLPDKTLQFIRDRPLMDEAVRPLTGGPLLLKKGALLTRIVVDSVSALDGQKYAVMFIGTENGYIQKAVNYAGEMFIIEEVQLYENAVPITILRLSSSKGQLYAGSELGAIQMPVSNCSRYDTCEDCVLARDPYCAWDFSTALCSSVLSHGSSSKPALQSLKEGDVSLCPQPDPTAAVDFTLVPENNIQLPCQLHSNLAQVLWHFCDKTLHSDNNKYYIYSGGLLILSASEADAGLYTCNSVEHLNGRAYNRTVAVYRLRLSSGTGHDGSTTPGNKVTDSSDSAHSVNTDAPGPGPDQGNEDPLSPETLSDAGRVTRLEVAVALLSLLCLCLMGVILWIWSKGHWECVKFAQRSGASEAKRQSAEYMHIPNRTSEIKLLGPECGRPCSANNNHSAVDFKGNGEHHFTPMANISSLDGLGYINDESEI; encoded by the exons ATGTCTCTTCTGACCGCCCTGAGCATCGTCTGTGGATGGATGCTCCACGTTTCATTCAGTGCACTCAACACTCACTACGGGGTCCCGCGTAAAACCGTCCCCTACCAGA ACGAGTTAGGGTCGTTCAGAGAAGAGGGGATCTTCAACTACTCCACCATGCTGATGAGAGAGGACCTGGGCGTGGTGCTGCTGGGAGCCCGAGAGGCCGTCTACGCTCTGGACATCAACGACATCTCTGTGAGGAAGGCCATG GTGTATTGGCGAGTTACGGAGGAAAAGCAGAGGGAGTGCAAGTACAAAGGAAAACATCTTGAG GTGGAATGCCGAAACTACATCCGAACCCTGCACAGGCTGAACGACACCACCATGTATGTGTGTGGCACCAATGCTTTCAGCCCCTCCTGTTACTACATG ACGTTCTTTAACGGACAGCTGAGACTGGAGGGAAAGCAGGAAGAGGGAAAGGGGAAGTGTCCTTTTGATCCCTTCCAGAGATACTCCTCCCTCATGATCG gaagtgacctttATTCTGCTACATCCATCAACTTCTTGGGCTCGGAGCCGGTGGTTCTGCGCAGCTCCGACTTGGCTCTGCGCACCGAGTTCAAGAGCTCGTGGCTCAGTG AACCAAACTTCGTCTACATGGACTCTGTGGATGAGAGCGTCGACAGTGCTGATGGCGATGATGATAAAGTGTACTTGTTCTTCAGTGAGAACGCCATGGAGTATGACTTCTACAGCAAAGTGGCCGTGTCTCGAGTGGCCCGTGTCTGCAAG ggggatATGGGCGGCCAGCGGACACTACAGAGGAAGTGGACGTCGTTCGTGAAGGCTCGTCTGGATTGTTCCCTCCCTGAACCCAGCCTGCCCCCCATTGTCCAGGACGTCTTCCTTCTCAAGCACCACGACTGGAGGAAGAGCGTCTTCTACGCCGTGTTCACCCCGCAATC GGGCTTGTCTCAGGTTTCTGCAGTCTGTGCGTACGCCGTGTCGGCCATCAGAGACATTTTCAACGAGGGCAAGTTCAAGACACCTGTTGCCGTGGAGACCTCTCACGTAAAGTGGGTGATGTACACGGGAGAGGTGCCCGTCCCCAGACCAGGAGCG TGCATTAATAATGTGGCCCGTAAGATGGGGATGAATCGCTCTCTGGACCTGCCTGACAAAACCCTCCAGTTCATCAGGGACCGGCCCCTCATGGACGAGGCTGTTCGCCCTCTGACAGGAGGGCCGCTGCTGCTCAAGAAGGGAGCTTTGCTGACTCGGATTGTAGTGGACAGTGTGTCGGCGCTGGATGGACAGAAATATGCCGTCATGTTCATCGGCACTG AAAACGGTTACATTCAGAAGGCTGTGAACTACGCGGGAGAAATGTTCATCATCGAGGAAGTTCAGCTGTATGAAAACGCCGTCCCTATCACCATCCTGCGCCTCTCATCCAGCAAG GGCCAGCTGTATGCAGGTTCAGAGTTGGGGGCGATCCAGATGCCCGTCAGTAACTGCAGCCGGTATGACACATGTGAGGACTGCGTCCTGGCCCGGGACCCGTACTGTGCCTGGGACTTCAGCACCGCGCTGTGCTCCTCAGTGCTCAGCCACGGCTCCTCCTCCAAACCTGCGTTACAAAGTCTAAAGGAGGGAGACGTCTCGCTCTGTCCTCAGCCAG ATCCCACAGCAGCTGTGGACTTCACCCTGGTGCCAGAGAACAACATCCAGCTGCCCTGCCAACTCCACTCCAACTTGGCGCAGGTCCTGTGGCACTTCTGTGACAAAACGCTTCACTCCGACAACAACAAATACTACATCTACAGCGGGGGCCTGCTCATCCTGAGCGCCTCTGAAGCGGACGCCGGTCTGTACACATGTAACTCGGTGGAGCACCTCAACGGCAGAGCGTACAACCGGACCGTGGCCGTTTATCGATTACGGCTCTCCTCAGGCACGGGACACGATGGCAGCACTACTCCTGGCAACAAGGTGACAGATTCCTCAGACTCTGCTCACAGTGTGAACACGGACGCACCGGGACCGGGGCCAGACCAGGGCAACGAGGACCCGTTGTCCCCCGAGACTCTAAGTGACGCCGGCAGGGTGACACGTCTGGAGGTGGCCGTGgcgctcctctctctgctctgtctctgcctgaTGGGTGTCATACTTTGGATCTGGAGCAAAGGACACTGGGAATGCGTCAAGTTCGCACAGCGCTCTGGTGCGAGTGAGGCCAAGAGGCAGTCGGCCGAGTACATGCACATCCCGAACAGGACTTCAGAGATCAAGCTCCTGGGGCCGGAGTGTGGTAGACCCTGCAGTGCCAATAATAATCACTCTGCTGTTGACTTCAAAGGGAACGGGGAGCACCACTTCACACCGATGGCCAACATTTCAAGTCTGGACGGTCTGGGATACATAAACGATGAGTCAGAGATCTGA
- the LOC132972040 gene encoding uncharacterized protein LOC132972040 isoform X2 yields MAMWLKEVTLLFLTAMMLVTGQEPVILDQTQRSVSLSSGSSRTLICGLNTTEHDRYRVHFYFYSSGSSFSDINRKNLSQKLFIRPSSTSKVEQGLENKGLFTEDAVLKYTLLNVTEANSGWYFCTVRGEIPYDESKSSNGTQILIATVKSKEHTTYPSLPIFTVKQATERPPDWRVDWWLWILLGVSAVVLIVLLLVCILLRRRCRRHREADPIYANTRPVANKQPSPRPGMPEETLKKTSSSQNLRNPNHTRRHDGGKRRYR; encoded by the exons ATGGCAATGTGGCTGAAAGAAGTGACTCTGCTCTTCCTGACAG CAATGATGCTGGTGACGGGTCAGGAACCTGTGATTTTGGATCAAACCCAGAGAAGTGTTTCTCTGTCCTCCGGTTCCTCCCGGACTCTGATCTGCGGTTTGAATACAACAGAACACGACAGGTACCGCGTGCACTTCTACTTTTACTCCTCTGGGTCATCCTTCAGTGACATCAACAGAAAGAACCTGTCTCAGAAGCTGTTTATTAGACCTTCGTCTACCTCCAAGGTGGAGCAGGGCCTGGAGAACAAAGGGCTGTTCACTGAAGACGCTGTGTTGAAATACACTTTattgaatgtcacagaggcaaACAGTGGATGGTACTTTTGTACAGTCAGAGGAGAGATCCCCTATGACGAGAGCAAAAGCAGCAACGGCACACAAATCCTTATTG CGACAGTGAAGAGCAAGGAACACACAACGTACCCGTCACTGCCCATATTTACGGTTAAacaag CTACTGAGCGTCCTCCAGACTGGCGGGTCGACTGGTGGCTGTGGATACTGTTGGGGGTGTCTGCTGTCGTCCTGATTGTCCTGCTGCTCGTATGCATCTTGTTGAGAAGAAGATGCCGCAGACACAGAG AAGCTGATCCCATCTATGCAAACACTCGTCCTGTGGCCAACAAGCAGCCTTCCCCTCGGCCGGGGATGCCCGAGGAAACCCTGAAAAAGACTTCTTCCTCTCAAAACCTCCGGAACCCGAATCACACCCGCAGACACGACGGTGGCAAACGGAGATACAGATAG
- the LOC132972040 gene encoding uncharacterized protein LOC132972040 isoform X1: MAMWLKEVTLLFLTAAMMLVTGQEPVILDQTQRSVSLSSGSSRTLICGLNTTEHDRYRVHFYFYSSGSSFSDINRKNLSQKLFIRPSSTSKVEQGLENKGLFTEDAVLKYTLLNVTEANSGWYFCTVRGEIPYDESKSSNGTQILIATVKSKEHTTYPSLPIFTVKQATERPPDWRVDWWLWILLGVSAVVLIVLLLVCILLRRRCRRHREADPIYANTRPVANKQPSPRPGMPEETLKKTSSSQNLRNPNHTRRHDGGKRRYR, from the exons ATGGCAATGTGGCTGAAAGAAGTGACTCTGCTCTTCCTGACAG CAGCAATGATGCTGGTGACGGGTCAGGAACCTGTGATTTTGGATCAAACCCAGAGAAGTGTTTCTCTGTCCTCCGGTTCCTCCCGGACTCTGATCTGCGGTTTGAATACAACAGAACACGACAGGTACCGCGTGCACTTCTACTTTTACTCCTCTGGGTCATCCTTCAGTGACATCAACAGAAAGAACCTGTCTCAGAAGCTGTTTATTAGACCTTCGTCTACCTCCAAGGTGGAGCAGGGCCTGGAGAACAAAGGGCTGTTCACTGAAGACGCTGTGTTGAAATACACTTTattgaatgtcacagaggcaaACAGTGGATGGTACTTTTGTACAGTCAGAGGAGAGATCCCCTATGACGAGAGCAAAAGCAGCAACGGCACACAAATCCTTATTG CGACAGTGAAGAGCAAGGAACACACAACGTACCCGTCACTGCCCATATTTACGGTTAAacaag CTACTGAGCGTCCTCCAGACTGGCGGGTCGACTGGTGGCTGTGGATACTGTTGGGGGTGTCTGCTGTCGTCCTGATTGTCCTGCTGCTCGTATGCATCTTGTTGAGAAGAAGATGCCGCAGACACAGAG AAGCTGATCCCATCTATGCAAACACTCGTCCTGTGGCCAACAAGCAGCCTTCCCCTCGGCCGGGGATGCCCGAGGAAACCCTGAAAAAGACTTCTTCCTCTCAAAACCTCCGGAACCCGAATCACACCCGCAGACACGACGGTGGCAAACGGAGATACAGATAG
- the LOC132972040 gene encoding uncharacterized protein LOC132972040 isoform X3 — protein sequence MAMWLKEVTLLFLTAAMMLVTGQEPVILDQTQRSVSLSSGSSRTLICGLNTTEHDRYRVHFYFYSSGSSFSDINRKNLSQKLFIRPSSTSKVEQGLENKGLFTEDAVLKYTLLNVTEANSGWYFCTVRGEIPYDESKSSNGTQILIATERPPDWRVDWWLWILLGVSAVVLIVLLLVCILLRRRCRRHREADPIYANTRPVANKQPSPRPGMPEETLKKTSSSQNLRNPNHTRRHDGGKRRYR from the exons ATGGCAATGTGGCTGAAAGAAGTGACTCTGCTCTTCCTGACAG CAGCAATGATGCTGGTGACGGGTCAGGAACCTGTGATTTTGGATCAAACCCAGAGAAGTGTTTCTCTGTCCTCCGGTTCCTCCCGGACTCTGATCTGCGGTTTGAATACAACAGAACACGACAGGTACCGCGTGCACTTCTACTTTTACTCCTCTGGGTCATCCTTCAGTGACATCAACAGAAAGAACCTGTCTCAGAAGCTGTTTATTAGACCTTCGTCTACCTCCAAGGTGGAGCAGGGCCTGGAGAACAAAGGGCTGTTCACTGAAGACGCTGTGTTGAAATACACTTTattgaatgtcacagaggcaaACAGTGGATGGTACTTTTGTACAGTCAGAGGAGAGATCCCCTATGACGAGAGCAAAAGCAGCAACGGCACACAAATCCTTATTG CTACTGAGCGTCCTCCAGACTGGCGGGTCGACTGGTGGCTGTGGATACTGTTGGGGGTGTCTGCTGTCGTCCTGATTGTCCTGCTGCTCGTATGCATCTTGTTGAGAAGAAGATGCCGCAGACACAGAG AAGCTGATCCCATCTATGCAAACACTCGTCCTGTGGCCAACAAGCAGCCTTCCCCTCGGCCGGGGATGCCCGAGGAAACCCTGAAAAAGACTTCTTCCTCTCAAAACCTCCGGAACCCGAATCACACCCGCAGACACGACGGTGGCAAACGGAGATACAGATAG